A genomic segment from Aegilops tauschii subsp. strangulata cultivar AL8/78 chromosome 1, Aet v6.0, whole genome shotgun sequence encodes:
- the LOC109736074 gene encoding probable protein phosphatase 2C 48 isoform X1: protein MWQLSSLLQRLARSMALGKERKEEEQGTVLRTSGTLRGEGSGTFAAVWSRRGEKGTNQDCSVVWEGFGCQDDTIFCGIFDGHGQWGHYVSKAVRDSLPPSLLCRWQEAVALASLIDGEKKLCDSHFDLWKQSYLAAAAAVDDELRRSRRLDAVNSGSTALSIVKKGDTMVIANVGDSRAVLGTMSDDGSVAAVQLTVDFKPNLPQEKARIVQCKGRVHCHDDEPGVHRVWLPHREAPGLAMSRAFGDYCVKDYGVISAPEVTQRRIAARDQFVILATDGVSSQPPFYVFAVGTILLHHLTVVVKWRQVWDVVSNEEAVQIVAATPDREKAANHLVQCAVRAWRRKRRGYAVDDCSAICLFLHHSPPS from the exons ATGTGGCAGCTGTCGTCGCTGCTTCAGAGGCTGGCCCGATCCATGGCTCTGGGAAAGGAGCGGAAGGAGGAGGAGCAGGGGACGGTGCTGCGGACGTCGGGGACGCTGCGGGGCGAGGGCTCCGGGACCTTCGCCGCCGTGTGGTCCCGCCGCGGCGAGAAAGGCACCAACCAGGACTGCTCCGTCGTCTGGGAG GGGTTCGGATGCCAGGATGACACCATCTTCTGCGGCATCTTCGACGGCCACGGCCAGTGGGGCCACTACGTCTCCAAGGCCGTCCGGGACTCGCTGCCGCCATCGCTGCTGTGCCGCTGGCAGGAGGCCGTCGCGCTGGCGTCGCTCATCGACGGCGAGAAGAAGCTCTGCGACTCCCACTTCGACCTCTGGAAGCAGTCCTAccttgccgccgccgctgccgtcgacGACGAGCTCCGCCGCAGCCGCCGTCTCGACGCTGTCAACAGTGGCTCAACGGCGTTGTCGATCGTCAAGAAGGGTGACACGATGGTGATCGCGAACGTCGGCGACTCCCGAGCCGTCCTGGGGACCATGTCGGACGACGGCAGCGTCGCCGCCGTCCAGCTCACCGTGGACTTCAAACCCAACCTGCCTC AGGAGAAGGCGCGCATCGTGCAGTGCAAGGGCCGCGTGCACTGCCACGACGACGAGCCCGGCGTGCACCGGGTATGGCTGCCCCACCGGGAGGCGCCGGGGCTGGCCATGTCGCGCGCGTTCGGCGACTACTGcgtcaaggactacggcgtcatcTCGGCGCCGGAGGTGACGCAGAGGAGGATCGCCGCCCGGGACCAGTTCGTCATCCTGGCCACCGACGGGGTAAGCAGCCAACCACCTTTTTATGTCTTTGCTGTTGGCACAATCCTACTGCATCATCTGACGGTCGTCGTAAAATGGCGGCAGGTCTGGGACGTGGTCTCCAACGAAGAGGCGGTGCAGATCGTGGCTGCCACGCCGGACAGGGAGAAGGCGGCGAATCACCTCGTCCAGTGCGCCGTCCGTGCTTGGAGGCGCAAGCGGCGGGGCTACGCCGTCGACGACTGCTCGGCGATCTGCCTCTTCCTCCACCACTCGCCGCCATCGTAG
- the LOC109736074 gene encoding probable protein phosphatase 2C 48 isoform X2 — protein MWQLSSLLQRLARSMALGKERKEEEQGTVLRTSGTLRGEGSGTFAAVWSRRGEKGTNQDCSVVWEGFGCQDDTIFCGIFDGHGQWGHYVSKAVRDSLPPSLLCRWQEAVALASLIDGEKKLCDSHFDLWKQSYLAAAAAVDDELRRSRRLDAVNSGSTALSIVKKGDTMVIANVGDSRAVLGTMSDDGSVAAVQLTVDFKPNLPQEKARIVQCKGRVHCHDDEPGVHRVWLPHREAPGLAMSRAFGDYCVKDYGVISAPEVTQRRIAARDQFVILATDGVWDVVSNEEAVQIVAATPDREKAANHLVQCAVRAWRRKRRGYAVDDCSAICLFLHHSPPS, from the exons ATGTGGCAGCTGTCGTCGCTGCTTCAGAGGCTGGCCCGATCCATGGCTCTGGGAAAGGAGCGGAAGGAGGAGGAGCAGGGGACGGTGCTGCGGACGTCGGGGACGCTGCGGGGCGAGGGCTCCGGGACCTTCGCCGCCGTGTGGTCCCGCCGCGGCGAGAAAGGCACCAACCAGGACTGCTCCGTCGTCTGGGAG GGGTTCGGATGCCAGGATGACACCATCTTCTGCGGCATCTTCGACGGCCACGGCCAGTGGGGCCACTACGTCTCCAAGGCCGTCCGGGACTCGCTGCCGCCATCGCTGCTGTGCCGCTGGCAGGAGGCCGTCGCGCTGGCGTCGCTCATCGACGGCGAGAAGAAGCTCTGCGACTCCCACTTCGACCTCTGGAAGCAGTCCTAccttgccgccgccgctgccgtcgacGACGAGCTCCGCCGCAGCCGCCGTCTCGACGCTGTCAACAGTGGCTCAACGGCGTTGTCGATCGTCAAGAAGGGTGACACGATGGTGATCGCGAACGTCGGCGACTCCCGAGCCGTCCTGGGGACCATGTCGGACGACGGCAGCGTCGCCGCCGTCCAGCTCACCGTGGACTTCAAACCCAACCTGCCTC AGGAGAAGGCGCGCATCGTGCAGTGCAAGGGCCGCGTGCACTGCCACGACGACGAGCCCGGCGTGCACCGGGTATGGCTGCCCCACCGGGAGGCGCCGGGGCTGGCCATGTCGCGCGCGTTCGGCGACTACTGcgtcaaggactacggcgtcatcTCGGCGCCGGAGGTGACGCAGAGGAGGATCGCCGCCCGGGACCAGTTCGTCATCCTGGCCACCGACGGG GTCTGGGACGTGGTCTCCAACGAAGAGGCGGTGCAGATCGTGGCTGCCACGCCGGACAGGGAGAAGGCGGCGAATCACCTCGTCCAGTGCGCCGTCCGTGCTTGGAGGCGCAAGCGGCGGGGCTACGCCGTCGACGACTGCTCGGCGATCTGCCTCTTCCTCCACCACTCGCCGCCATCGTAG
- the LOC109736075 gene encoding uncharacterized protein — translation MRGIASAGTLRPGPSAAVRSKSNAGDRPTLHRRPLIHLRRSPEPSLPSIRRSRRLMPPLTAASRATSSGGDAFSELASAADFAGIASPDGLISVIGFGSLLSERSARSTFPELEGFRVAALRGFRRVFAHAAPIFFERGIAIEATKEFSSLSVEHCEGEMIVVTVFEIKEEEVPAFIERELEFRFLAVVPEGLDGVPFPNPAVVCARYSDEEYFQVRCKGSKEIYNQHYGRYNIDKIWRDDILPCRLYLRHCVLAAKNLGEPAYSNFLDHTYLGDRRTTIREYLATTGAGIMEEEPPETLRSRYGG, via the exons ATGCGCGGCATCGCCTCCGCCGGAACGCTCCGCCCCGGGCCATCCGCAGCTGTCCGATCAAAATCCAACGCGGGAGACCGCCCCACCCTCCACCGACGACCCCTCATCCacctccggcgatcgccggaacCCTCTCTGCCGTCCatccgccgcagccgccgcctcATGCCTCCTCTTACCGCGGCCTCCCGGGCCACCAGCAGCGGCGGCGACGCCTTCAGCGAGTTGGCCTCTGCCGCCGACTTCGCCGGCATCGCCTCTCCCGACGGCCTCATCTCCGTCATCGGCTTCGGCTCCCTTCTTTCCG agcggagcgcgAGGAGCACGTTCCCGGAGCTGGAGGGGTTCCGTGTGGCGGCGCTGCGAGGGTTCCGGCGCGTCTTCGCCCACGCCGCCCCCATCTTCTTCGAGCGCGGCATCGCCATTGAGGCCACTAAG GAGTTCTCAAGCTTAAGCGTGGAGCATTGTGAGGGAGAAATGATAGTTGTCACTGTGTTTGAAATCAAGGAGGAGGAG GTGCCAGCCTTCATCGAGAGGGAACTCGAGTTCAGATTTCTTGCT GTGGTCCCTGAAGGACTGGATGGAGTGCCTTTTCCAAATCCAGCT GTTGTCTGTGCACGCTATAGCGATGAAGAGTATTTCCAAGTGAGATGCAAAG GAAGCAAAGAGATATATAATCAGCACTATGGACGGTACAACATTGATAAAATATGGAGGGATGATATCTTACCCTGTCGTCTATATCTCAGGCACTG TGTTCTTGCTGCCAAGAATCTGGGAGAACCAGCATATAGCAACTTCTTAGACCACACCTATCTGGGTGACCGGAGAACCACAATAAGGGAATACTTGGCCACGACCGGAGCTGGCATCATGGAAGAGGAGCCACCGGAGACGCTAAGAAGCCGCTACGGCGGCTAA